The Vicia villosa cultivar HV-30 ecotype Madison, WI linkage group LG1, Vvil1.0, whole genome shotgun sequence genome includes a region encoding these proteins:
- the LOC131644261 gene encoding probable fructokinase-5 produces the protein MSGSSDSLVISFGEMLIDFVPDTSGVSLAESLGFLKAPGGAPANVACAIAKLGGNAAFIGKVGEDEFGRMLANILKKNGVNTDGVLFDKEARTALAFVTLRKDGEREFMFYRNPSADMLLTESELKMDLIKKAKIFHYGSISLITEPCRSAHMAAMKAAREGGALLSYDPNVRLPLWPSAEAARSGIKSIWHEADFIKVSDDEVEFLTQKDPQNEEVIKSLWHDKLKLLLITDGEKGCRYVTKNFKGRVNGFPVKAIDTTGAGDAFVGALLTAVAKDTSIFDNEAKLKEALTFSNACGAICTTQKGAIPALPTADEAKKFISSSKN, from the exons GCGATTCTTTGGTGATATCATTTGGTGAGATGCTTATTGATTTTGTTCCGGATACATCTGGTGTATCTTTAGCTGAGTCTCTTGGTTTCCTCAAAGCTCCTGGTGGTGCTCCGGCTAACGTGGCTTGTGCCATAGCCAAACTTGGTGGCAATGCTGCCTTCATCGGCAAG GTTGGTGAGGATGAATTCGGAAGGATGCTAGCTAACATATTAAAGAAAAATGGTGTGAACACAGACGGTGTTCTTTTCGACAAAGAGGCTAGAACTGCATTAGCTTTCGTAACCTTGAGGAAAGATGGAGAGAGGGAGTTCATGTTTTATAGAAACCCTAGTGCTGATATGTTGCTAACAGAATCTGAACTGAAAATGGATTTAATCAAGAAGGCTAAGATATTCCATTATGGATCCATCAGTCTTATTACCGAACCATGCAGATCTGCTCACATGGCTGCCATGAAAGCTGCTAGAGAAGGTGGTGCTTTGTTGTCCTATGATCCAAATGTTAGGCTACCTTTGTGGCCTTCTGCTGAGGCTGCTAGGTCTGGAATCAAAAGTATTTGGCATGAGGCTGATTTCATCAAG GTGAGTGATGATGAAGTTGAATTTCTTACACAAAAAGATCCTCAGAATGAAGAAGTTATTAAGTCTTTGTGGCACGACAAGTTGAAGCTGCTTCTCATCACTGATGGTGAAAAGGGTTGCAGATATGTCACTAAG AATTTTAAAGGAAGGGTAAATGGATTCCCTGTGAAAGCTATTGACACAACTGGTGCTGGTGATGCTTTTGTTGGTGCACTTCTCACAGCTGTGGCCAAAGACACTTCCATTTTTGAT AATGAGGCAAAACTGAAAGAGGCCTTGACATTTTCAAATGCTTGTGGAGCAATATGTACAACACAGAAGGGAGCCATTCCTGCACTTCCAACTGCTGACGAAGCTAAGAAATTCATCTCCAGCTCTAAAAATTAA